The Christiangramia flava JLT2011 genome has a segment encoding these proteins:
- the ccsA gene encoding cytochrome c biogenesis protein CcsA yields the protein MEKKIASVIFSTRIMAVLLLVFAVAMAMGTFIESWYSIETARILIYNTWWFEGIMVFLLINFIGNIKRYNLHKREKWSTLLLHLAFILILIGAFITRYISYEGIMPIREGETTNKFLSEETYFTFFIDGEIDGQPRRRVLQDEVLFGPEVDNDYVLNTDFNGQPVTFELTNFIKGAEETLVPTEDGENYLKVVESGGGTRHDHYLKEGEISNIHNIIFSYNNPKDGAINIFVNEAGEYTINSPFEGDYMRMADQKQGTLIADSTQTLMLRSLYNLGNFQFVVPDPVVRGKYDVVPTKPRKKEDMDAVTLKVSSEGESETLTMLGSKGIAADPQKIELAGLDIYLNYGSKERELPFALKLDDFIAEKYPGTADRETPGYSSFKSKVEIVEEGKEAQPYEIYMNHVLDHSGYRFFQSSFQPDEKGTVLSVNHDRWGTWITYLGYFLLYFGLMWILFDKNSRFGNLKQMLEKVKAKKKTLSTLLLLIGLSVAGNAQQPAPEEAAQRTADTIAEVPAQNQQQDDHDHVRIKKSYIDSILKANAVSPEHAAKFGRLIIQDAGGRMKPANTYSSELLRKLSKTDTYEGLSSDQVLISLTENPMFWYNAPIVHVEKHNDSLHRILGVEKGKKFLALTDFFDERGSYKLSPYLEEAYKAGVPNQFQKDFIKTDKKVNLWYRALEGRVLKIFPIPGDENNKWISYPEVGEANLKGMDSVFTRQIMPMYMGALQKARQTGDYSKADEYLQAMKDYQQKFGADVMPSAEKVNAEITYNKYDVFKSLYWMYMLAGVLMLIFVILHIFYDNKFIRGLIYLSIAAIIILFALHTVGLAVRWYISGHAPWSDAYESMIYVAWATMFFGLAFGRKSNLTIASTAFVAAIVLMIAHGNWTDPAIANLQPVLDSYWLMIHVSVIVGSYGPLTLGMILGVVALLLMIMTTEKNKKKMLLNIREITIINELALTVGLVMLTIGNFLGGQWANESWGRYWGWDPKETWALISIMLYAFVIHMRLVPGLRGRWTFNFMSVITYSSVMMTYFGVNFYLAGLHSYASGDKVITPTFVYYTFAGVLVLGGISYWKYQKHYAKKAKNEIARDADTI from the coding sequence ATGGAGAAAAAAATAGCTTCAGTAATTTTTTCTACCCGTATAATGGCCGTCCTACTTTTAGTATTTGCAGTCGCCATGGCCATGGGCACTTTTATAGAAAGTTGGTATAGCATTGAAACCGCAAGAATCCTGATCTACAATACCTGGTGGTTTGAAGGGATCATGGTGTTCCTGCTCATCAATTTTATTGGAAACATCAAGAGATACAACCTTCATAAACGCGAAAAATGGAGCACATTGTTGCTGCACCTGGCTTTCATCCTGATCCTGATTGGTGCATTTATTACGCGATACATCAGCTATGAGGGGATCATGCCGATCAGGGAAGGGGAGACCACCAATAAATTTTTATCAGAAGAAACCTATTTCACCTTCTTTATCGATGGAGAGATCGATGGCCAGCCCAGGAGGCGCGTGTTGCAGGATGAAGTTCTGTTTGGCCCCGAGGTAGATAATGATTATGTACTGAACACTGATTTTAACGGGCAGCCGGTCACATTCGAACTTACGAATTTCATTAAAGGAGCCGAGGAAACACTGGTTCCAACTGAAGATGGAGAGAATTACCTGAAAGTTGTGGAGTCTGGAGGTGGAACCAGGCACGATCATTATTTGAAGGAGGGCGAAATCAGTAATATTCACAACATTATTTTTTCTTACAATAATCCGAAAGACGGTGCGATCAATATTTTCGTGAACGAGGCTGGCGAATACACCATAAATTCTCCTTTTGAAGGCGATTACATGAGGATGGCCGATCAAAAACAGGGTACTTTGATCGCCGATTCTACTCAAACGCTCATGCTGCGCTCCCTGTATAATCTTGGGAATTTTCAGTTCGTGGTGCCCGATCCCGTAGTTCGTGGAAAATATGATGTCGTTCCCACCAAGCCCAGAAAGAAGGAAGATATGGACGCTGTGACTTTGAAAGTTTCTTCGGAAGGCGAATCAGAAACCCTTACCATGTTAGGTTCCAAAGGTATTGCAGCCGATCCTCAAAAGATCGAACTTGCCGGACTCGACATTTACCTGAATTACGGTTCAAAAGAACGGGAACTGCCATTCGCTTTGAAACTCGATGATTTTATAGCTGAAAAATATCCCGGAACTGCTGATCGTGAAACGCCTGGTTATTCCTCTTTTAAAAGTAAAGTGGAGATTGTGGAAGAAGGCAAAGAGGCGCAACCTTACGAGATCTACATGAATCATGTGCTCGATCACAGCGGTTACCGCTTTTTCCAGTCCAGTTTCCAACCAGATGAGAAAGGAACGGTACTTTCGGTTAACCATGATCGTTGGGGAACCTGGATCACATATTTGGGCTATTTTCTGCTGTATTTCGGCTTGATGTGGATCTTATTTGATAAAAATTCCCGCTTCGGAAACCTGAAACAAATGCTGGAAAAAGTAAAAGCCAAAAAGAAGACATTATCGACCCTGCTGTTGCTGATAGGACTTTCAGTAGCCGGAAATGCACAACAGCCAGCTCCGGAAGAAGCCGCGCAAAGAACAGCCGATACGATTGCTGAAGTTCCTGCGCAAAACCAGCAACAGGACGATCACGACCATGTACGCATCAAAAAGTCTTATATTGACAGTATCCTGAAGGCTAATGCCGTAAGTCCCGAACACGCGGCAAAATTCGGAAGACTGATCATTCAGGATGCAGGCGGGCGAATGAAACCGGCCAATACCTATTCTTCAGAATTACTTCGGAAACTGAGCAAAACTGATACCTATGAAGGCTTGTCTTCAGACCAGGTTTTAATTTCACTTACTGAAAATCCTATGTTTTGGTACAATGCGCCGATCGTGCATGTTGAAAAACACAACGATAGCCTGCACAGGATTCTTGGCGTGGAAAAAGGGAAGAAATTCCTGGCACTTACCGACTTTTTTGATGAAAGAGGATCCTATAAGCTGTCACCCTATCTAGAAGAAGCATACAAAGCCGGGGTGCCAAACCAGTTCCAGAAAGATTTTATCAAAACTGATAAAAAAGTCAATCTTTGGTACCGTGCACTGGAAGGTAGGGTCTTGAAGATTTTTCCAATTCCAGGGGATGAAAATAACAAATGGATCTCCTATCCTGAAGTGGGGGAAGCCAATCTCAAAGGAATGGACTCCGTTTTCACGCGTCAGATCATGCCGATGTATATGGGAGCGCTACAGAAGGCTCGTCAAACCGGTGATTACAGCAAGGCCGATGAATATCTCCAGGCCATGAAAGATTATCAGCAGAAATTTGGAGCTGATGTAATGCCTTCGGCAGAAAAAGTAAACGCCGAGATCACTTATAATAAATATGACGTTTTCAAAAGCCTGTACTGGATGTATATGCTTGCCGGGGTCCTCATGCTTATTTTTGTGATCCTGCATATCTTTTACGATAATAAATTTATTCGCGGACTGATCTATTTGAGTATCGCCGCCATCATCATATTATTCGCCTTGCATACCGTTGGGCTTGCCGTGCGCTGGTATATTTCCGGTCACGCACCCTGGAGTGATGCCTACGAATCGATGATCTACGTAGCCTGGGCAACGATGTTCTTTGGTTTGGCCTTCGGAAGAAAAAGTAATCTAACGATTGCTTCTACGGCCTTCGTGGCGGCGATCGTTTTGATGATCGCGCATGGTAACTGGACAGATCCTGCGATTGCCAATCTGCAGCCGGTACTGGATAGTTACTGGCTGATGATACACGTTTCAGTGATCGTTGGAAGTTATGGACCTCTTACACTGGGAATGATCCTGGGAGTTGTCGCCCTGCTTTTGATGATTATGACCACGGAAAAGAATAAGAAGAAAATGCTGTTGAATATCCGGGAGATTACGATCATCAACGAGCTGGCTCTAACAGTTGGACTGGTCATGCTTACAATAGGAAACTTCCTGGGTGGGCAATGGGCTAATGAAAGCTGGGGACGTTACTGGGGCTGGGATCCGAAAGAAACCTGGGCGCTCATCAGTATCATGCTTTATGCTTTTGTGATACATATGCGACTGGTTCCTGGATTGAGGGGACGGTGGACCTTTAACTTCATGTCGGTCATCACGTATTCTTCCGTTATGATGACCTATTTTGGTGTGAATTTTTACCTGGCGGGACTACACTCTTACGCGAGTGGGGATAAGGTGATCACCCCAACTTTTGTGTATTATACATTTGCGGGAGTACTCGTTTTAGGAGGGATTTCTTACTGGAAGTACCAAAAACATTATGCCAAGAAAGCGAAAAATGAGATCGCCCGAGATGCCGATACCATCTAA
- a CDS encoding Rossmann-like and DUF2520 domain-containing protein, whose translation MMKIALFGAGNVASHLYRAFSEGNYATVSQLFSRDPAKADFVSSETEVIADYAQLKDADLYLLAVSDDGIAEIAEKLEDRGNLVAHTSGSTGMEVLKKFQQHGVFYPLQTFSKNRELDYRTIPFCLEANSEENLEELKDLAKSISEAIYEVNSDQRRGLHLSAVFVNNFSNHLFTLGNSICKDKNLDFKILQPLIKETVSKLDVLLPADAQTGPALRNDQETIQKHLNSLTGDRKLVYKTLTDSIQKFHGKKL comes from the coding sequence ATGATGAAAATCGCATTATTCGGTGCAGGAAATGTGGCCAGCCATTTATATCGGGCTTTTTCTGAAGGGAATTACGCAACTGTGAGTCAGTTATTTAGTCGGGATCCCGCGAAGGCCGACTTTGTTTCTTCGGAAACCGAAGTGATTGCTGATTATGCGCAACTGAAGGACGCTGATTTGTACCTGCTAGCGGTTAGTGATGATGGGATTGCCGAAATTGCCGAAAAACTGGAAGATCGCGGAAACCTTGTGGCTCATACTTCAGGCAGTACCGGTATGGAAGTCCTGAAGAAATTTCAGCAGCATGGAGTTTTTTATCCGCTGCAAACATTTTCAAAAAATCGGGAGCTCGATTACCGCACAATTCCTTTTTGTCTGGAAGCTAATTCCGAAGAAAACCTGGAAGAACTGAAGGACCTGGCAAAAAGTATTTCTGAAGCTATTTACGAGGTCAATTCCGATCAGCGGAGGGGATTGCACCTTTCAGCCGTATTTGTAAATAATTTCAGCAACCACCTTTTCACTTTAGGAAATTCCATTTGCAAAGACAAAAATCTGGATTTCAAAATATTGCAACCTTTAATTAAAGAAACAGTTTCCAAACTGGATGTGTTATTGCCTGCCGATGCTCAAACAGGTCCGGCACTGCGAAACGACCAGGAAACCATTCAAAAACATCTCAATTCATTGACCGGTGATCGAAAGCTGGTCTATAAAACCCTAACCGATTCTATTCAAAAATTCCATGGAAAAAAGCTATAA
- a CDS encoding KdsC family phosphatase, producing MEKSYKEHLNKINTFVFDVDGVLTDGSIQISTSGELLRTMNTKDGYAMKMAHKAGYTVCIISGGKNEGVRARLRDLGITDIYLGVDDKVEQMDEFFDIYGIQPEEVLYMGDDIPDLYPMKLVGLPSCPQDAAPEVKAISLYVSHKKGGEGCVRDVIEQVMKVQGKWISKDQK from the coding sequence ATGGAAAAAAGCTATAAAGAACACCTGAACAAGATCAATACCTTTGTATTTGACGTGGATGGCGTATTAACCGATGGTTCCATCCAGATTTCGACCAGCGGAGAACTGCTGCGAACCATGAACACCAAAGATGGGTACGCCATGAAAATGGCTCATAAAGCCGGTTATACCGTTTGCATTATCAGCGGCGGGAAAAATGAAGGTGTTCGTGCCAGGCTTCGGGATTTGGGGATCACTGATATTTACCTGGGAGTAGATGATAAAGTGGAGCAAATGGACGAGTTCTTTGATATCTACGGCATTCAGCCAGAGGAAGTCCTGTACATGGGTGATGATATTCCTGATCTTTACCCGATGAAACTGGTGGGCCTGCCATCCTGCCCGCAGGATGCCGCACCTGAAGTGAAAGCGATCTCTTTATACGTTTCCCACAAAAAAGGAGGTGAAGGTTGCGTTCGCGACGTGATTGAACAGGTCATGAAGGTTCAGGGAAAATGGATCTCAAAAGACCAGAAATAA
- a CDS encoding geranylgeranylglycerol-phosphate geranylgeranyltransferase yields MLKYFKLVRAGNLLFIALTMYLVKYGLFHPFQVPITLNFLGITLLVLAVIFVAAAGYIINDLYDVKADQTNRPDRTLVNNQISEKTAYNLFFIFNILGVLLGFYMSNLIGRPGFTAFFILGSAALYIYNSQLQQTLLVGNFIVSLIIGLVPVGVGLYDLLPAITPENQATQSTIFSILVDYGIFAFLINFIREIVKDQEDVDGDYNAGYQTLSLNLGKDRVNKILAVLSVLPIAFLIYYIYEYLFDTIAAVMYVLLLLVGPLLYFAINIWNANKKKEYTRLSKLLKIVMFFGLISIGLLQFILI; encoded by the coding sequence ATGTTGAAATACTTCAAACTGGTTCGGGCGGGAAACCTGCTCTTCATTGCACTCACGATGTACCTCGTGAAATATGGCCTTTTTCATCCGTTTCAGGTTCCTATCACGTTAAACTTTCTTGGAATTACTCTGCTGGTTCTGGCGGTAATTTTTGTCGCTGCAGCTGGCTACATCATCAATGATCTTTATGATGTAAAAGCTGACCAGACCAACCGGCCAGATCGCACACTGGTAAACAACCAGATTTCTGAAAAGACGGCTTATAATCTCTTCTTCATTTTCAATATTTTGGGAGTTTTGTTAGGTTTTTATATGTCTAACCTTATCGGCCGACCCGGATTTACAGCATTTTTCATTCTCGGTTCTGCCGCCCTTTACATCTATAATTCCCAGCTTCAGCAAACTTTACTGGTAGGAAATTTTATCGTTAGTCTCATTATTGGTCTGGTGCCTGTTGGTGTGGGACTTTACGATCTTTTGCCGGCCATTACCCCTGAAAACCAGGCAACCCAATCTACCATTTTCTCCATTTTGGTAGATTACGGGATCTTTGCTTTCCTGATCAATTTCATTAGGGAGATCGTTAAAGACCAGGAAGATGTAGATGGCGATTACAACGCGGGATACCAGACGCTCTCCTTAAACCTGGGTAAAGACCGCGTTAATAAGATCCTTGCCGTGCTCAGTGTCTTACCCATCGCTTTCCTGATCTATTATATTTATGAATACCTTTTCGATACGATCGCTGCAGTCATGTATGTGTTGCTCTTATTAGTGGGGCCACTGCTCTATTTTGCGATCAATATCTGGAATGCGAATAAAAAGAAAGAATACACCAGGCTGAGCAAATTGCTGAAAATCGTCATGTTTTTCGGACTTATTTCCATAGGCCTGCTTCAATTTATACTCATTTAA
- a CDS encoding Maf family nucleotide pyrophosphatase, which yields MLLKELLKDHEVILASGSPRRHRFMEQLEIPFKSDVRPINEVFPTHLKGEAITAYLAKLKAEAFDDLAARQILITSDTIVYLNEKAMGKPQDHAEAVQMISALSGKKHEVISSVCFTTKNDQKTISFTTEVTFRQLERDEIEHYVATYKPFDKAGGYAIQEWIGLVGITSITGSYFNVVGMPTHLVYTTLKEMLSQ from the coding sequence ATGCTACTGAAAGAACTACTGAAAGATCACGAGGTCATCCTGGCATCCGGCTCCCCGAGAAGGCACCGGTTCATGGAGCAACTTGAAATCCCTTTTAAATCAGACGTTAGACCCATAAACGAAGTTTTTCCGACGCATTTAAAGGGAGAAGCAATCACAGCATATTTGGCAAAATTGAAAGCTGAAGCCTTCGATGACCTTGCAGCCCGCCAGATCCTGATCACCAGCGATACGATCGTTTATTTGAATGAAAAGGCTATGGGCAAACCGCAGGATCACGCCGAAGCGGTGCAAATGATCAGCGCTCTTTCAGGAAAAAAGCACGAGGTTATCAGCTCGGTTTGTTTTACCACTAAAAACGACCAGAAGACCATTTCTTTTACTACTGAAGTGACTTTCCGCCAACTGGAACGAGATGAGATCGAACACTATGTTGCTACCTACAAACCATTTGATAAAGCCGGTGGATATGCCATCCAGGAATGGATTGGTTTGGTGGGTATCACCTCGATCACCGGCAGCTATTTCAATGTCGTGGGTATGCCCACACACCTGGTTTATACCACGTTAAAAGAAATGCTGAGTCAATAA
- a CDS encoding septum formation inhibitor Maf, translated as MALRFFYIFIALAFLSCGNDQEPASRELSSEFQDYWFSGKAEITTYKLQQARYGEIRKGHASLIYVTEDFLPGEQVKANQAGEKNIPVLKLNATKKFVTGIYPYSIMQSTFQPLYHTGHALKISASIQEWCGQVYMQLNNRDTYEIVLHSYFQGEADKNLQIDKADLENEIWTQVRIQPDSLPTGDFEMIPSLEYLRLSHQPVQTYKAFGEIYTAENFNVYRLTYKELQRTLKIYYTKTFPFSIEKWEETTTSPEGKSLTTSAVKMASLKTDYWTKNANKNLSLRDSLKLTYE; from the coding sequence ATGGCACTCCGATTTTTTTACATTTTTATAGCTCTGGCCTTTCTCTCCTGCGGAAATGACCAAGAGCCAGCAAGCCGCGAATTATCTTCAGAATTCCAGGATTACTGGTTTAGCGGAAAAGCCGAGATCACTACCTATAAACTACAACAGGCCCGGTACGGGGAAATTCGGAAAGGTCACGCCAGCCTGATCTACGTAACCGAAGATTTTTTGCCCGGCGAGCAGGTCAAAGCTAACCAGGCAGGCGAAAAAAACATTCCAGTCCTGAAACTAAACGCCACCAAAAAATTTGTTACCGGAATTTACCCTTACAGTATAATGCAAAGTACGTTTCAGCCTTTGTATCATACCGGTCATGCACTAAAAATTTCGGCATCCATTCAGGAGTGGTGCGGCCAGGTTTATATGCAGCTGAATAATCGCGATACCTACGAGATCGTGCTCCACTCCTATTTCCAGGGAGAAGCCGATAAAAATTTACAAATAGACAAAGCTGACCTGGAAAATGAGATCTGGACACAGGTTCGTATTCAGCCAGACAGCCTGCCAACCGGCGATTTTGAAATGATCCCTTCTTTGGAATACCTGCGGCTGAGTCACCAGCCGGTTCAGACCTATAAAGCTTTCGGTGAAATATATACTGCTGAAAACTTCAATGTCTACAGGCTTACTTACAAAGAGCTTCAGCGAACACTCAAGATCTATTACACCAAAACATTTCCTTTCAGTATTGAAAAATGGGAAGAAACCACTACCTCTCCTGAAGGAAAATCCCTTACCACCAGCGCTGTAAAAATGGCCAGCCTAAAAACTGATTACTGGACCAAAAACGCCAATAAAAATCTATCTTTGCGCGATAGTTTGAAGTTGACTTATGAATGA
- a CDS encoding mechanosensitive ion channel domain-containing protein — protein MNDIVLNYREELVYSLIVLVILIFIQFILKKAANKVGKKSEINITRTRLMFKYINILVVLIAAFLMALAWGVGIAELALIFSSVFAVIGVALFAIWSILSNITSGIILFFSFPYKIGDTIKIHDKDLPVEAVIEDIKAFHLHLRTREGELITYPNNLILQKAVSLIEHSDFDEGKDAL, from the coding sequence ATGAATGATATCGTTTTAAATTATCGGGAAGAACTGGTCTATTCGCTCATCGTTCTCGTGATCCTTATCTTTATCCAGTTCATACTGAAGAAAGCCGCGAACAAGGTTGGAAAGAAAAGTGAGATCAACATCACCAGAACCCGACTCATGTTCAAATACATCAATATCCTGGTGGTGCTGATAGCGGCATTTCTCATGGCGCTGGCCTGGGGCGTGGGCATTGCCGAACTGGCACTGATCTTTTCTTCGGTCTTTGCCGTAATTGGTGTCGCGCTCTTCGCGATCTGGTCCATTCTGAGCAATATCACTTCCGGTATCATTCTCTTTTTCTCTTTTCCATATAAAATTGGAGATACCATAAAAATTCATGATAAGGATCTGCCGGTCGAAGCGGTCATTGAAGACATTAAGGCTTTTCACCTGCACTTGCGTACACGCGAGGGCGAACTCATCACTTACCCCAACAACCTGATTTTACAGAAAGCGGTTTCCCTGATCGAACACAGCGATTTTGATGAAGGCAAGGATGCCCTTTAA
- a CDS encoding PIG-L family deacetylase, with protein sequence MRKVFLALFLLQLTICNAQAPEKWSSAEIYEHIKKLNFLGSVLYVAAHPDDENTRLISYFSNDVHARTAYLALTRGDGGQNLIGPELREELGLIRTQELLEARKIDGGYQFFSRANDFGYSKNPTETLQFWDKEEVLSDIVWVIRKFQPDVIINRFDHRTPGSTHGHHTTSAILSVEAFDMAANTENFSEQLKFVDTYQPKRLFFNTSPWFYGGNEAFQEADKSNFVSFDTGTYFPVQGLSNPEIASLSRSQHKSQGFGSTGSRGSEMEYLELLKGDKPSDQDVFDGIDTSWNRLENGKEIGELLTSVENDFDFEHPEKSLEKLLQAYQLIGKLKDEHWKNIKLAAIKEIIYACSGLFLEASTGQPSATASETLPLKLEAINRSNAAINLKKVLLNPGQTELTMNVDLENNKDWSSPVSYTIPKNANFTSPYWLKEPGTTGMYRVEDQQLRGLPEDKVQTTATFQLDINGTSLKFVKPIVYKFNDNVSGENYRNFEIVPMISVEFQDDVLIFSEEKPQTIRVELQCHNGAAKGKISLKAGKNWKIEPASQEFDITEKGGAVSVDFEVTPPAGQDETVLTAEATVNDQSFSNSLKKIEYPHISNQNIIRPAKMKLVRLNIAKKGERIAYVPGAGDVVDESLRQIGYQVQKLEADEISASRLQNFDAVVLGIRAYNVDDALAFKQSALFDYVKNGGTLIVQYNTNRGLVTEDLAPFHLELSRDRVTEEDAEVTFIAPNHSLLNVPNKLTKADFDGWVQERGLYFPGNWDDTFTPILSMHDQDESAKTGSLLVAQYGKGYFIYTGISFFRQLPAGVPGAYRLFANMISIGK encoded by the coding sequence ATGAGAAAAGTCTTTTTAGCGCTTTTTCTTCTTCAACTTACTATTTGCAACGCTCAGGCTCCGGAAAAATGGTCTTCGGCTGAGATCTACGAACATATTAAAAAATTGAATTTCCTGGGATCTGTGCTGTATGTTGCAGCCCATCCAGATGATGAAAATACGCGGCTCATTTCTTATTTTTCGAATGATGTTCATGCCCGTACCGCTTACCTGGCTTTGACCCGAGGGGATGGCGGCCAGAACCTGATAGGCCCGGAACTACGCGAAGAACTGGGGTTGATCCGTACACAGGAACTACTCGAAGCACGCAAGATCGATGGCGGTTACCAGTTTTTTAGCCGTGCCAATGACTTTGGGTACTCCAAAAACCCTACGGAAACTTTACAGTTCTGGGATAAGGAAGAAGTGCTCAGCGATATCGTTTGGGTGATCCGGAAGTTTCAGCCAGATGTGATCATCAACCGTTTTGACCATCGTACGCCAGGCTCCACTCATGGCCATCATACTACTTCAGCGATCCTTAGTGTTGAAGCTTTCGATATGGCAGCAAATACCGAAAATTTTTCGGAACAACTGAAATTTGTTGATACTTACCAGCCAAAAAGGCTATTTTTTAATACTTCTCCATGGTTTTACGGCGGAAATGAGGCTTTTCAGGAAGCTGATAAATCGAATTTTGTAAGTTTTGATACTGGGACCTATTTTCCAGTTCAAGGCCTTTCTAATCCGGAAATCGCGTCTCTCAGTAGGAGTCAGCATAAATCCCAGGGATTCGGAAGCACCGGCAGCAGAGGTTCAGAAATGGAATACCTGGAATTGCTCAAGGGTGACAAGCCTTCAGACCAGGATGTTTTTGATGGCATCGATACCTCCTGGAACAGGCTCGAAAATGGGAAAGAGATCGGGGAATTACTCACTTCCGTAGAAAATGATTTCGATTTTGAGCATCCGGAGAAGAGTTTGGAAAAATTATTACAGGCTTATCAGTTAATTGGCAAATTAAAGGATGAACACTGGAAAAATATCAAGCTGGCAGCGATCAAAGAGATTATTTATGCCTGTAGTGGGCTTTTCCTGGAAGCCAGTACCGGCCAGCCTTCAGCAACTGCTTCGGAAACTCTGCCTTTGAAACTGGAAGCCATCAATCGCAGTAATGCCGCGATTAACCTGAAAAAAGTACTGTTGAATCCCGGCCAGACCGAATTGACAATGAATGTGGATTTAGAAAACAATAAAGACTGGAGCAGTCCTGTCTCCTATACCATTCCGAAAAATGCCAATTTCACCTCTCCCTACTGGTTGAAAGAACCCGGAACAACCGGAATGTACCGGGTAGAAGATCAGCAATTACGGGGTTTACCGGAAGACAAGGTACAAACTACGGCGACTTTTCAGCTGGATATAAACGGAACAAGCCTGAAATTCGTAAAACCGATCGTCTATAAATTCAATGACAATGTTTCGGGTGAAAATTACCGCAATTTCGAGATTGTCCCGATGATTTCGGTAGAATTCCAGGACGATGTCCTCATTTTCAGCGAGGAAAAACCACAAACGATCCGGGTAGAACTTCAGTGTCATAATGGTGCTGCCAAAGGAAAAATTTCCTTGAAGGCCGGGAAGAACTGGAAGATCGAACCGGCTTCTCAAGAATTCGATATCACCGAAAAAGGCGGTGCTGTTTCCGTAGATTTTGAAGTTACCCCGCCTGCCGGGCAGGACGAAACCGTATTAACGGCTGAAGCGACCGTCAATGATCAAAGCTTCAGCAACAGTCTCAAAAAGATCGAATATCCGCATATTTCCAACCAGAATATTATCAGGCCCGCCAAAATGAAGCTGGTAAGGCTGAATATTGCCAAAAAGGGAGAACGCATTGCCTATGTTCCCGGAGCGGGCGACGTGGTAGATGAGAGCCTGCGCCAGATTGGTTACCAGGTTCAGAAACTGGAAGCAGATGAAATTTCCGCTTCAAGACTCCAGAATTTTGATGCCGTAGTCCTTGGGATCAGAGCATATAATGTGGATGATGCCCTCGCCTTTAAACAATCGGCTTTATTTGATTATGTAAAAAATGGCGGAACGCTGATCGTACAATATAATACCAATCGCGGGCTGGTAACAGAAGACCTCGCACCGTTCCACCTGGAGCTTTCACGTGACCGGGTCACCGAAGAAGATGCGGAAGTGACTTTCATTGCTCCTAACCATTCGCTGCTAAATGTGCCGAATAAGCTCACAAAAGCCGATTTTGATGGCTGGGTTCAGGAACGCGGACTTTACTTCCCGGGTAATTGGGACGACACCTTTACACCGATTCTGAGCATGCACGACCAGGATGAAAGCGCTAAAACCGGAAGTTTACTGGTTGCACAATATGGAAAAGGCTATTTCATTTATACCGGGATCAGCTTTTTCAGGCAGCTACCTGCGGGTGTGCCAGGAGCTTACCGACTTTTTGCCAATATGATTTCAATAGGAAAATAA